One stretch of Rosistilla oblonga DNA includes these proteins:
- a CDS encoding TAT-variant-translocated molybdopterin oxidoreductase, which yields MSETTEPKPRSRYWRSLNEIKQTPDFEQFMHREFPVGASEFPEGVSRRRWMKLMGASIALGTLSASGCRYAEETIAPFVIRPDGRVPGEPHFTATNIEWAGRVYNLLITGVDGRPIKVEANAQHPSPGVGTDPFIQASILQLYDPDRMDGVISRAKGMRNPGTDDWDTFTAAVDNAIGVKGFGAVRDGLARNDGKGFGILMPPTQSPSVVRLLTELQAKFPAITIGRYDAVRGDAMSQATEKAIGRVGKPILDLAAAKVICSIDADILGTDHGFIANAAGFADGRSPEVGKMNRLYSIESSFSNTGMAADTRYSLQPSQMPAFIAALEKQIDVALGGEASEQVAESEVGFDKLPPAEKLTRLIQVMASDLVASKGKALVVVGDHLGPEALAASIRVNNKLGSLGKTIRFAEPIDSKLKTVGLADFVAKLNSGDIASVVVLGGNPVFTSTGDIDVAAALAKASASVYVGEYDDETAVACQWVLPQAHPFESWGDCQTDDGFYGVTQPQILPLLNGKTIVEYLAWFLGEDNPDAEAIVRKTADAAAGESLSNRQWRQLLHDGFEASIKAELPAASYSGGDEPLTDAAVVPTSEYEAEGVDVVISVADGIYDGRFANNAWLQEMPQSVTKLTWDNAALMSPATAKKIGVSQNKMVALGEGDSAIELPVYELPGAAAGVVTVAMGYGRRRAGAVGGNDDLGTDPVGFDIAALRTSSSPLMAAGVTARPRSTTYELSTTQDHFAIDELGFNETVDRSHRLVREGTIEKLEKDPEFVKHMGVHSPALKSLWTEPLEMIENDGIQRPQWGMSIDLNRCVGCNACVVACQSENNIPIVGKEQVAMGREMHWIRVDRYFSGDPENVDESPQIVQQPVTCQHCETAPCEQVCPVAATVHTEEGINAMAYNRCIGTRYCANNCPYKVRRFNYFNFNEDVGTGYGIDAFPDKIENANRKLQQLVLNPDVSVRGRGVMEKCTYCIQRVERGKIEARKEGGRPIQDGDVVTACQQACPSKAIEFGNLADQESAVSLAHKDNRAYYMLDQLNVKPRTAYLARIRNTHHLLMTQDQLDHLAAESHGHGDHDAHGHDDAGHGEEAGHGHGHEEKAEAKKSAMLPVLGDVARV from the coding sequence ATGAGCGAGACAACCGAACCAAAACCTCGTAGTCGCTATTGGCGTAGCTTGAACGAAATCAAGCAGACGCCCGATTTCGAGCAGTTTATGCACCGCGAGTTCCCCGTGGGCGCTTCCGAGTTTCCCGAGGGTGTTTCGCGCCGTCGCTGGATGAAGCTGATGGGTGCGTCGATCGCCCTGGGCACGCTCAGCGCAAGCGGATGCCGTTACGCCGAAGAAACGATCGCACCTTTTGTGATCCGTCCCGATGGACGCGTTCCCGGCGAACCGCACTTCACGGCAACGAACATCGAATGGGCTGGCCGCGTCTACAACCTGTTGATCACCGGCGTCGATGGACGTCCGATCAAGGTGGAAGCCAACGCGCAGCACCCATCGCCAGGTGTTGGTACCGACCCGTTCATCCAAGCGTCGATCCTACAGTTGTACGATCCCGACCGCATGGACGGCGTGATCTCGCGAGCCAAGGGGATGCGAAATCCTGGCACCGACGACTGGGACACGTTCACCGCGGCTGTCGATAACGCGATCGGCGTCAAGGGTTTTGGCGCCGTCCGCGACGGACTGGCTCGCAACGACGGCAAGGGCTTTGGCATCCTGATGCCGCCGACGCAGTCCCCTTCGGTCGTCCGTTTGCTGACCGAATTGCAAGCCAAGTTCCCGGCGATCACGATCGGTCGCTACGACGCAGTGCGCGGCGACGCGATGTCGCAAGCGACCGAAAAAGCAATCGGCCGCGTCGGCAAACCGATCCTCGACCTCGCCGCTGCGAAAGTCATCTGCAGCATCGATGCCGACATCCTCGGAACCGATCACGGCTTCATCGCCAACGCCGCCGGATTTGCCGATGGCCGATCGCCCGAAGTTGGCAAGATGAACCGCTTGTATTCGATTGAATCGAGCTTCTCCAACACCGGCATGGCAGCCGACACGCGTTATTCGCTGCAACCTTCGCAGATGCCCGCCTTCATCGCCGCTCTGGAAAAACAGATCGACGTGGCACTTGGTGGTGAGGCAAGCGAACAGGTCGCCGAATCGGAAGTCGGTTTCGACAAACTGCCGCCAGCTGAAAAGCTGACGCGTTTGATCCAAGTCATGGCCAGCGATCTGGTCGCCAGCAAGGGCAAGGCTTTGGTCGTCGTCGGCGATCACCTGGGTCCTGAAGCCCTGGCCGCCAGCATCCGCGTGAACAATAAACTCGGAAGCCTCGGCAAGACGATCCGCTTTGCCGAACCGATCGACAGCAAACTGAAGACCGTTGGCCTGGCTGACTTTGTCGCCAAGCTGAACTCGGGCGATATCGCATCGGTCGTCGTTTTGGGCGGCAACCCCGTCTTCACCTCCACCGGCGACATCGACGTTGCCGCGGCACTTGCCAAGGCGTCGGCGAGCGTTTACGTCGGTGAATACGACGACGAAACCGCTGTCGCTTGCCAATGGGTGCTGCCACAAGCTCATCCGTTCGAAAGCTGGGGCGATTGCCAAACCGACGACGGTTTCTACGGCGTCACTCAGCCGCAGATCCTGCCGCTGTTGAACGGCAAGACGATCGTGGAATACCTGGCTTGGTTCCTCGGCGAAGACAATCCCGATGCCGAAGCAATCGTTCGCAAGACGGCTGATGCCGCTGCAGGTGAATCGCTCAGCAACCGCCAATGGCGTCAATTGCTGCACGATGGTTTCGAAGCATCGATCAAAGCGGAGTTGCCAGCGGCATCTTATAGCGGCGGTGACGAACCGTTGACCGACGCTGCCGTTGTGCCGACCAGCGAATACGAAGCCGAAGGTGTCGACGTGGTGATCTCGGTCGCCGATGGCATCTACGATGGCCGCTTCGCCAACAACGCTTGGCTGCAAGAGATGCCTCAATCGGTGACCAAGTTGACTTGGGATAACGCCGCGTTGATGTCGCCTGCAACCGCCAAGAAAATCGGCGTCAGCCAAAACAAAATGGTCGCGTTGGGCGAAGGGGACTCGGCGATCGAGTTGCCTGTTTACGAACTGCCTGGTGCAGCAGCCGGTGTCGTAACCGTTGCGATGGGCTACGGCCGTCGTCGCGCCGGTGCCGTCGGTGGCAACGATGACCTCGGTACCGATCCGGTTGGATTCGACATCGCGGCTCTGCGAACTAGCAGCAGCCCGTTGATGGCCGCAGGCGTCACCGCCCGTCCACGATCGACGACCTACGAACTGTCGACCACTCAAGATCACTTTGCGATCGACGAACTCGGCTTCAACGAAACCGTTGACCGCAGCCACCGCCTGGTCCGCGAAGGCACGATCGAAAAGCTCGAAAAAGATCCCGAGTTCGTCAAACACATGGGTGTTCACAGCCCGGCGCTTAAGTCGCTGTGGACCGAACCGTTGGAGATGATCGAAAACGACGGGATCCAACGTCCGCAGTGGGGCATGTCGATCGACCTGAATCGCTGCGTCGGTTGCAACGCCTGCGTTGTCGCTTGCCAATCGGAAAACAACATTCCGATCGTCGGCAAGGAACAGGTCGCAATGGGCCGCGAAATGCATTGGATTCGCGTCGACCGCTACTTCAGTGGCGATCCCGAAAACGTCGACGAATCGCCGCAGATCGTTCAACAACCTGTCACGTGCCAGCACTGCGAAACCGCACCGTGCGAACAGGTTTGCCCCGTTGCCGCGACCGTACATACCGAAGAAGGCATCAATGCGATGGCTTACAACCGGTGTATCGGAACGCGTTACTGTGCGAACAACTGTCCCTACAAGGTACGCCGCTTCAATTACTTCAACTTCAACGAAGACGTCGGCACCGGCTACGGCATCGATGCGTTCCCCGACAAGATCGAGAACGCCAATCGCAAGCTGCAGCAACTGGTCCTCAACCCCGACGTCAGCGTTCGCGGTCGTGGTGTGATGGAGAAGTGCACCTACTGCATCCAACGCGTCGAACGCGGCAAGATCGAAGCTCGCAAAGAAGGCGGACGCCCGATCCAAGACGGCGACGTGGTCACCGCGTGCCAACAAGCTTGCCCAAGCAAGGCGATCGAATTTGGTAACTTGGCCGACCAAGAATCGGCGGTCTCGCTGGCTCATAAGGACAACCGAGCCTACTACATGCTGGACCAGTTGAACGTCAAGCCGCGGACCGCCTATCTGGCTCGCATCCGCAACACGCATCACCTGCTGATGACCCAGGACCAACTGGATCACTTGGCGGCTGAATCGCATGGCCATGGCGATCACGACGCCCACGGCCATGACGATGCGGGACACGGCGAAGAAGCTGGTCACGGCCACGGCCACGAAGAGAAGGCCGAAGCAAAGAAGTCGGCGATGCTACCCGTACTGGGCGATGTCGCTCGCGTTTAG